The following proteins are encoded in a genomic region of Actinomycetota bacterium:
- a CDS encoding aminopeptidase P family protein — protein QDSDFYYLTGFEEPDAIAVFNPSHSSERYVLFVRPRDKEQETWVGRRAGVEGAVERFGADTAYPLTEFQERLRGYLIGRPMLHCRADTVERLLEPLSAARTFHLRDGRPVPFEIGDLASLLAEMRLRKDPTEIDLLRKAAAVTGAGHLEAMKFTKPGVGEDRVQAVMEYVFRAGGSPRNAYPSIVASGPNACILHYTENGRQMQGGDLLLIDAGAEYGYLGADVTRTFPVNGKFTAPQAAVYEVVLGAQKAAFDEVIVGATYERMHMAARKVITEGLFEMGLLPKGTEQSIAMHHYREFFMHGTGHWLGMDVHDVGAYKDAAGSRVLEPGMVFTVEPGIYVDPERATVKFALLEYDLDDWMERRYRLGAEAARKIETEERDKAGYAEHAIPEEFRGIGVRIEDDLLVTSSGYEILTADVPSTLEDVEEACALRSTLR, from the coding sequence CAGGACAGCGACTTCTACTACCTGACCGGTTTCGAGGAACCCGACGCGATTGCCGTGTTCAATCCGTCGCATTCCTCCGAGAGGTATGTGCTGTTCGTTCGACCCCGGGACAAGGAGCAAGAGACATGGGTCGGTCGCAGGGCCGGTGTCGAGGGGGCCGTCGAGCGGTTCGGGGCAGATACTGCCTATCCGTTGACCGAGTTTCAGGAGCGTCTCCGCGGATACCTGATCGGAAGGCCGATGCTGCACTGCAGGGCAGATACCGTGGAGAGACTGCTCGAGCCGTTGAGCGCCGCACGAACGTTCCATCTCAGGGATGGCAGGCCGGTGCCCTTCGAAATCGGCGACTTGGCATCGCTGCTCGCAGAGATGCGGCTCCGAAAGGACCCGACCGAGATCGATCTCCTTCGGAAGGCGGCTGCCGTCACCGGAGCGGGCCATCTCGAAGCGATGAAGTTCACGAAACCGGGAGTCGGCGAAGATCGGGTCCAGGCGGTGATGGAGTACGTGTTCCGGGCAGGGGGCTCTCCTCGCAACGCCTACCCTTCCATCGTCGCCTCCGGTCCCAATGCCTGCATTCTCCACTACACGGAGAACGGCAGGCAGATGCAGGGTGGAGACCTTCTCCTGATCGATGCGGGCGCCGAATACGGGTATCTGGGGGCCGATGTCACACGTACCTTCCCGGTCAACGGGAAGTTCACCGCGCCACAGGCTGCCGTCTACGAAGTCGTGCTCGGCGCGCAGAAAGCAGCGTTCGACGAGGTCATCGTCGGAGCGACGTACGAGCGAATGCATATGGCGGCACGGAAGGTCATCACCGAGGGGCTCTTCGAGATGGGCTTGTTGCCGAAGGGAACCGAACAATCGATCGCCATGCACCACTATCGCGAGTTCTTCATGCACGGGACCGGCCATTGGCTCGGTATGGACGTCCATGATGTTGGCGCGTACAAGGATGCCGCGGGTTCTCGGGTGCTGGAGCCCGGTATGGTCTTCACGGTCGAACCGGGTATCTACGTCGATCCGGAACGAGCGACCGTCAAGTTCGCGCTGCTGGAATACGACCTGGACGATTGGATGGAGCGGCGCTATCGCCTCGGCGCGGAAGCCGCACGCAAGATCGAGACCGAGGAGCGTGACAAAGCGGGGTACGCGGAGCACGCGATTCCCGAGGAGTTTCGTGGGATCGGTGTGAGGATCGAAGACGATCTGCTCGTAACATCGTCCGGATACGAGATTCTCACGGCGGATGTTCCCTCGACGCTCGAGGACGTAGAAGAGGCGTGTGCCCTGCGGTCGACTCTCAGGTAG
- a CDS encoding DUF4388 domain-containing protein, whose protein sequence is MSVATLKGTFDSFPLPDVLRLVAASRETGLLEVHSPELGGRIFVVDGQIAYATTRSDDQLIDDLARMDHISEEERDAIERRAVQLEDVLSTRAAVLGIFFGYQVTDVLVRLLAVTEGSFSFDVGVMTKHQTAYRIDVEAALEAATARSIEWEEIHKVLPRVDVSFRMAPAIDDEVTIDPNRWAILAALPAAGTPRELALALKIFEFDAARRLAELVTAGLIVAEERRSEPAAVSHGVPEQPPEPVSEERELTSEERELTSEERELTSEEAAEVLGSFIGLGDRSEEEPAGQEEGPEERAAGAGAEEEESDLARRWRRLRKDHRSAGS, encoded by the coding sequence ATGAGCGTTGCAACTCTCAAAGGGACGTTCGATAGTTTTCCCTTGCCGGATGTACTCCGTCTCGTTGCCGCGTCCAGGGAAACAGGGTTGCTCGAGGTACATTCGCCGGAGCTTGGCGGCAGGATCTTCGTCGTCGATGGGCAGATTGCCTACGCCACAACCCGGTCCGACGATCAACTCATCGACGATCTAGCGCGGATGGACCACATCAGCGAAGAAGAGCGAGACGCAATCGAACGCCGCGCCGTTCAGCTCGAGGATGTCTTGAGCACCCGTGCCGCCGTGCTCGGTATCTTCTTCGGGTACCAGGTGACCGATGTGCTCGTGCGCCTGCTCGCTGTGACCGAAGGGAGTTTTTCGTTTGACGTCGGAGTCATGACGAAACACCAAACTGCCTACCGGATCGACGTCGAAGCTGCACTGGAGGCCGCAACGGCGCGATCCATCGAGTGGGAGGAGATCCACAAGGTCCTTCCGAGAGTCGACGTCTCCTTTCGTATGGCGCCCGCGATCGACGATGAAGTCACGATCGACCCGAACCGCTGGGCGATTCTTGCTGCTTTGCCCGCGGCGGGTACCCCGCGAGAGCTTGCTCTGGCGCTGAAGATCTTCGAATTCGATGCGGCCAGGAGGTTGGCGGAGCTGGTGACGGCCGGCCTGATCGTTGCCGAGGAGCGGCGATCGGAACCCGCCGCCGTCAGTCATGGTGTTCCCGAGCAACCGCCGGAGCCGGTATCGGAAGAACGGGAGTTGACGTCCGAGGAACGCGAGTTGACGTCCGAGGAACGCGAGTTGACGTCCGAGGAAGCGGCGGAGGTGCTCGGGTCTTTCATCGGCCTCGGCGACAGGTCGGAAGAAGAGCCGGCCGGTCAGGAAGAAGGACCTGAAGAGCGAGCGGCAGGAGCAGGCGCCGAGGAAGAGGAAAGTGACCTCGCCCGGCGGTGGAGACGACTACGCAAGGACCACAGATCCGCAGGGAGCTGA
- a CDS encoding amidase, with product MTVFAEYAEYDAIGLADLVRNGDVHPSELVEAAISRIEQLNPRLNAVVHKMYDRALAQAAQSLDGPFAGVPFLLKDLTALYEGEPTTASSRLLQFFVADEDSVLVSRYRKAGLLVLGKTNTPEFGLLAVTEPALRGPTRNPWNLDHTPGGSSGGSAAAVAAGFVPAAHGGDGGGSIRIPSSACGLFGLKPSRGRNPLGPHFDGNWLGLVQEHVLSRSVRDSAAMLDISSQPAIGEPLIAPAPERPFLEEAHTDPGHLRVALCTKSLFGTTTHPDCVEAAEKAAALLESLGHHVEEACPPFNKARMVEAYLRIVATGLAADIDYAAHLVGKEPKRDYFEPVTWLMMLIGRKTRGDELASLLVATQEDARRIAIFHETYDVLLTPTLGRPPVKIGELQPSRRDELAIKAVGRFPARKILDLVLDQMAAEQMDPVPNTMLFNLTGQPAMSIPLHWNASDLPIGVQFAGRYGDEATLLRLAGQLEAAQPWADRRPPLV from the coding sequence GTGACAGTGTTTGCCGAATACGCCGAGTACGACGCCATCGGCCTCGCCGATCTCGTCAGAAACGGTGATGTACACCCAAGCGAACTCGTCGAGGCTGCAATCTCTCGCATCGAACAGCTCAATCCCCGCCTGAACGCAGTCGTCCACAAGATGTACGACCGAGCCCTCGCCCAGGCCGCGCAGTCACTCGACGGGCCTTTCGCCGGGGTCCCCTTCCTCCTCAAAGACCTGACGGCCCTCTACGAAGGCGAACCGACGACCGCGTCGTCTCGCCTTCTCCAGTTCTTCGTCGCCGACGAGGATTCGGTACTCGTGTCACGCTACCGCAAGGCGGGTCTTCTCGTTCTTGGCAAGACCAACACGCCCGAATTCGGTCTGCTCGCCGTCACAGAACCCGCCCTTCGAGGCCCGACACGCAATCCGTGGAACCTCGATCACACTCCCGGAGGTTCCAGCGGCGGCTCCGCAGCCGCCGTTGCCGCCGGGTTCGTTCCGGCGGCCCATGGCGGCGACGGAGGCGGGTCGATTCGTATCCCGTCGTCTGCCTGCGGGCTGTTCGGGCTGAAACCGTCCAGAGGTCGCAACCCTCTGGGACCGCACTTCGACGGAAACTGGCTCGGTCTCGTCCAGGAGCACGTCTTGAGCCGCAGCGTTCGTGACAGTGCCGCAATGCTCGACATCTCGTCACAACCTGCAATCGGCGAACCTCTGATCGCGCCCGCTCCGGAACGCCCATTCCTCGAAGAGGCCCACACGGACCCGGGGCACCTGCGCGTAGCCCTCTGCACGAAGTCCCTGTTCGGCACGACCACACATCCCGACTGCGTAGAGGCGGCAGAAAAGGCGGCTGCTCTTCTGGAGAGCCTCGGACACCATGTTGAAGAGGCATGTCCACCGTTCAACAAGGCGAGGATGGTGGAGGCGTATCTACGTATCGTTGCCACCGGCCTCGCCGCCGACATCGACTACGCGGCCCATCTCGTTGGGAAGGAACCCAAACGCGACTACTTCGAGCCGGTGACTTGGCTCATGATGCTGATAGGGCGAAAAACCCGAGGCGATGAACTCGCTTCTCTCCTGGTCGCAACCCAGGAAGATGCCCGGAGAATCGCCATTTTCCACGAGACCTACGACGTCCTACTCACACCGACGCTCGGCCGGCCTCCCGTGAAGATCGGAGAACTCCAGCCATCCCGGCGTGACGAGTTGGCGATCAAGGCCGTCGGTCGCTTCCCGGCCCGCAAGATACTGGACCTCGTCCTGGACCAGATGGCAGCCGAACAGATGGACCCCGTTCCCAACACGATGCTGTTCAACCTGACCGGACAGCCCGCCATGTCGATTCCCCTCCATTGGAACGCCTCGGATCTCCCGATCGGCGTCCAGTTCGCAGGCAGATACGGCGATGAGGCGACACTACTGAGGCTCGCGGGACAACTCGAGGCCGCCCAACCTTGGGCGGATCGTCGTCCCCCACTCGTTTGA
- a CDS encoding DUF4870 domain-containing protein, with product MREERRGVIVEAQPLVPEPATQDAKNWAVIAHLSALVNLVGIPSVIGPLVVWLIKKDEDPFIDYHGKEALNFNISFMIYGIVSALLILVGIGLLLLPIVLIAWLVLVILAAVRASNGEYYRYPVTIRLVN from the coding sequence ATGCGTGAGGAGAGGAGAGGAGTCATCGTGGAAGCTCAGCCACTCGTCCCCGAACCGGCCACACAGGATGCGAAGAATTGGGCGGTCATCGCGCATCTGTCCGCACTGGTCAATCTCGTCGGCATCCCATCGGTCATCGGACCACTCGTCGTCTGGCTCATCAAGAAGGATGAAGACCCGTTCATCGACTATCACGGGAAAGAGGCCCTGAACTTCAACATCTCCTTCATGATCTATGGCATCGTTTCGGCACTGTTGATACTCGTCGGTATCGGCCTCCTGCTGCTGCCCATCGTCTTGATCGCCTGGCTCGTGCTGGTGATCCTTGCTGCCGTTCGCGCGTCCAACGGTGAGTACTACCGCTATCCGGTAACGATCCGCCTCGTGAACTGA
- a CDS encoding GNAT family N-acetyltransferase → MKESDPFITARTVDIRLRDQTPVRIRPIVPDDGPKLAEGLEDLSPRSRYLRFLRSVDKLSSGELAYLTNVDYDTHFAWVAFDVSTPQPRGIGVARYAQFEPGAAEAAVVVLDGYQQRGLGGILLRLTAETAFEHGIRRFRAWVSPQNDVVMKALERWDIERRLEEGAVVVDIPLPLPSTPLENSSLYLTLRAAGKGELRVHPGTTEGSSQA, encoded by the coding sequence ATGAAAGAATCGGATCCGTTCATCACCGCTCGGACCGTCGACATCCGCCTTCGTGACCAAACGCCGGTCCGTATACGACCCATCGTCCCCGACGACGGTCCCAAACTCGCCGAGGGACTCGAGGACCTCTCTCCCCGGTCCCGCTACCTGCGATTCCTCCGGTCGGTCGACAAGCTCAGCAGCGGGGAACTCGCGTATCTGACCAATGTCGACTACGACACGCACTTCGCCTGGGTTGCGTTCGACGTCTCGACTCCGCAGCCCCGTGGCATCGGCGTCGCTCGGTATGCCCAGTTCGAGCCCGGCGCAGCCGAGGCCGCCGTTGTCGTCCTCGACGGGTACCAGCAACGAGGACTTGGCGGCATACTTCTGCGGCTCACCGCCGAAACCGCCTTCGAACACGGTATTCGGCGGTTCCGGGCGTGGGTCTCCCCACAGAACGACGTCGTCATGAAAGCGCTCGAACGATGGGATATCGAACGCCGGCTCGAGGAAGGAGCCGTCGTTGTCGACATTCCCCTTCCGCTGCCGTCGACACCGCTGGAGAACTCCTCTCTCTATCTGACATTACGCGCAGCCGGCAAGGGGGAGCTCCGTGTCCATCCCGGCACGACCGAAGGCTCTTCCCAAGCCTGA
- a CDS encoding hemolysin III family protein, giving the protein MDRTTLGRMNNPVRGFLHGTAAAASVAALILLAIRTAWDTPRMLSMIAFGLSAAALYTTSSLYHSIPWRRRWKQRMQRLDHSMIFLLVAGTYTPIAFNVLSGSLKWVTLAFVWGIAAAGIFQKVFFPKIRNWLSITLYMVMGWFAVIPLPRLMDRLGMGAVGLLILGGIFYSTGMILLVTKRPRLSPRVFSYHEVFHLLVISGSVAHFLMILLYIAPIART; this is encoded by the coding sequence GTGGACCGAACGACGTTGGGAAGGATGAACAACCCGGTTCGCGGGTTCCTCCACGGTACTGCGGCCGCAGCGTCCGTCGCAGCCTTGATCCTGCTTGCCATTCGCACTGCGTGGGACACCCCGCGCATGCTTTCCATGATCGCGTTCGGACTCAGCGCAGCCGCGTTGTACACGACCAGTTCCCTGTACCACTCGATCCCCTGGAGAAGACGCTGGAAACAGCGTATGCAGCGCCTGGATCACTCGATGATCTTCCTGCTCGTCGCAGGCACCTATACCCCGATTGCCTTCAACGTTCTCTCCGGATCCCTCAAATGGGTCACGCTTGCGTTCGTCTGGGGCATTGCAGCGGCCGGCATCTTCCAGAAAGTATTCTTTCCGAAGATCAGGAACTGGCTCTCGATCACGCTCTACATGGTGATGGGGTGGTTCGCCGTGATCCCCCTCCCCCGGCTCATGGATCGACTCGGCATGGGAGCGGTCGGACTCCTGATCCTCGGTGGCATCTTCTATAGCACCGGCATGATTCTGCTGGTCACCAAGCGCCCCCGCCTCTCACCGCGGGTGTTCTCCTACCACGAGGTATTCCACCTCCTGGTCATCTCCGGAAGCGTCGCGCACTTCCTGATGATCCTCTTGTACATCGCGCCGATCGCCCGGACATGA
- the uppS gene encoding di-trans,poly-cis-decaprenylcistransferase, with product MKPERLLRPIYRLYEDSVLRGLPADRLPRHIGIILDGHRRYARAEGLSDYAASYRAGMRKFEEFIGWAEQIEIPAITGWLLSKENLARPDEELEPYFDVLIGLFERLPDLAARNDLRVRFIGSLGLLPDTLTMAAKKVEEEAGDGSRRLTIAMGYGGRQEIVDACRDLVSALAAEGVPAAEIADRIDAEGIGTHLYTADLPDPDLVIRTSGESRLSGFLLWQSAYAEYAFVDVYWPAFRRVDFLRALRDFSRRDRRFGR from the coding sequence GTGAAACCCGAACGGCTCCTCCGACCCATCTATCGGTTGTACGAAGACAGTGTGCTTCGTGGTCTTCCTGCAGATCGGCTGCCCCGTCATATCGGAATCATCCTCGACGGGCATCGTCGGTACGCACGAGCCGAAGGGTTGTCCGATTATGCGGCAAGCTATCGGGCCGGAATGCGCAAGTTCGAGGAGTTCATCGGCTGGGCCGAACAGATCGAGATTCCTGCAATCACGGGATGGCTCCTGTCCAAGGAGAACCTCGCGAGACCGGACGAGGAACTGGAACCGTACTTCGACGTCCTGATCGGACTCTTTGAACGTCTGCCGGATCTCGCGGCACGAAACGACCTGAGGGTTCGGTTCATCGGGAGTCTGGGGCTGCTTCCCGACACACTGACCATGGCAGCGAAAAAGGTCGAAGAGGAGGCAGGTGACGGCAGCAGGCGCCTGACGATCGCCATGGGGTACGGTGGCAGACAGGAGATCGTCGACGCGTGCCGTGACCTCGTTTCCGCGCTTGCCGCCGAGGGTGTTCCTGCCGCCGAGATTGCCGACAGGATCGACGCAGAGGGGATTGGAACTCATCTGTACACGGCAGACTTGCCCGATCCCGACCTCGTCATCCGAACCAGCGGCGAGTCGCGCTTGTCCGGTTTCCTCCTGTGGCAGTCGGCATATGCCGAATACGCGTTTGTCGATGTCTACTGGCCCGCGTTTCGGCGCGTCGACTTTCTTCGGGCGTTGCGTGATTTCTCCCGGAGGGACCGCCGGTTCGGCAGGTAG
- a CDS encoding orotate phosphoribosyltransferase, producing the protein MSDLFRHLIEHSLRTDGPFLLRSGIESDWYLDARRTTFDGAGARLVAEAVLDVLASGVQAVGGMTMGADPIAVSTAIVGTERGLDLRAFSIRKQGKDHGVRGRLVGAVSPGDSVAVLEDTTSTGGALAEAVDVAVGQGLVVIQAIALVDRSGTVAARLMAERGVPYVALVRPADLGVVE; encoded by the coding sequence TTGAGCGATTTGTTTCGGCATCTGATCGAACATTCTTTGCGGACCGACGGACCGTTTCTTCTTCGGTCGGGCATCGAGAGCGATTGGTATCTCGATGCCCGCCGGACCACCTTCGATGGAGCCGGCGCACGTCTGGTGGCGGAGGCGGTCCTGGACGTTCTGGCGTCCGGCGTCCAGGCGGTCGGGGGGATGACGATGGGGGCGGATCCCATCGCCGTGTCCACGGCGATCGTCGGCACTGAGCGGGGTCTCGACCTGCGGGCATTCTCGATCCGCAAGCAGGGCAAGGATCACGGAGTGCGGGGACGGTTGGTGGGTGCGGTCTCGCCCGGCGACAGCGTCGCCGTCCTGGAGGACACGACCAGTACGGGAGGCGCTCTGGCCGAAGCCGTCGACGTCGCCGTCGGACAGGGACTCGTCGTGATTCAGGCCATAGCGCTCGTCGACAGGAGTGGCACCGTTGCTGCACGGCTGATGGCCGAGCGCGGGGTACCGTATGTGGCACTGGTCCGTCCCGCGGATCTGGGAGTCGTCGAATGA
- a CDS encoding deoxyribonuclease IV: protein MLIGAHVPSADPIGEAAARNADVVQIFLSNPQSWKKPLERDDAGELAASGLPIYVHAPYLINVVSPNNKVRIPSRKILVDTVAAAETIRSAGVIVHGGHVTGDSTFEEGLERWGKALQPIESTVPILIENTAGGGNAMARRVEDIARLWEVVGAFGAGLCLDTCHAWAAGEDLDGIVDRVMGATGRIDLIHLNDSRDPFDSRRDRHANLGEGEIPTDLLVQVVRDAGAPVVVETPGGAEAQAADIAWIRERLRS from the coding sequence ATGCTGATCGGAGCCCACGTTCCCAGTGCCGACCCGATCGGGGAGGCAGCGGCACGAAACGCCGATGTGGTGCAGATCTTCCTTTCGAACCCGCAGTCGTGGAAGAAGCCCCTCGAGCGGGATGACGCCGGCGAGCTGGCGGCGTCGGGGCTGCCGATCTACGTGCATGCGCCATACCTGATCAACGTGGTCTCACCGAACAACAAGGTGCGCATTCCGAGTCGCAAGATACTCGTCGACACGGTTGCAGCGGCAGAGACGATTCGTTCGGCGGGAGTGATCGTCCACGGGGGCCATGTGACAGGCGACAGCACATTCGAAGAAGGATTGGAGCGGTGGGGGAAGGCACTCCAGCCGATCGAATCCACGGTCCCGATCCTGATCGAGAATACGGCCGGTGGGGGAAACGCCATGGCGCGCAGAGTCGAGGATATCGCCCGGCTCTGGGAGGTCGTAGGCGCTTTCGGGGCCGGACTCTGCCTCGATACGTGCCATGCGTGGGCCGCCGGTGAGGATCTCGACGGGATCGTCGATCGGGTCATGGGGGCGACAGGACGGATCGATCTCATACATCTGAACGATTCGCGGGATCCCTTCGACAGCCGTCGCGATCGTCACGCAAACCTTGGGGAAGGCGAGATCCCCACCGACCTGCTGGTGCAAGTCGTCCGCGATGCCGGCGCACCGGTGGTGGTGGAGACACCGGGAGGAGCGGAGGCACAGGCAGCCGATATCGCCTGGATTCGGGAACGCCTTCGGAGTTGA
- a CDS encoding inositol-3-phosphate synthase, with amino-acid sequence MGTIRVAVAGMGNCANSLIQGVEYYREADPSNTVPGLMHVEMHGYHVGDLEFVAAFDVDATKVGVDISKAMWNGQNNTYRFTDVGHKGVEVLRGPTLDGLGTYYRKTIDESPAEPVDVAQALRDSGADVLVNYLPVGSENAARSYAEAALEARVAFVNCIPVFIASNQEWSRRFHDAGVPIVGDDIKSQVGATIVHRQLARLFEDRGINLDRTSQLNVGGNMDFMNMLERERLESKKISKTQAVTSQLSHELGDHNVHIGPSDYVPWLTDRKWAYIRLEGSAFGDVPLNIELKMEVWDSPNSAGVVIDAIRTVKLAKDRGIGGPLLGPSAYFMKSPPVQYHDEDARRFVEEFISTGDPEREKMRTFLE; translated from the coding sequence ATGGGCACGATACGCGTGGCGGTCGCCGGAATGGGGAACTGCGCAAACTCCCTGATCCAGGGCGTTGAGTACTACCGGGAGGCAGATCCGAGCAACACGGTGCCAGGCTTGATGCATGTCGAGATGCACGGCTACCACGTTGGTGACCTCGAGTTCGTGGCCGCGTTCGACGTCGACGCCACCAAGGTGGGAGTCGACATATCGAAAGCAATGTGGAACGGGCAGAACAACACGTACCGGTTCACGGACGTCGGCCACAAAGGTGTCGAGGTGCTGCGCGGGCCAACCCTCGACGGACTCGGGACCTACTACCGCAAGACGATCGATGAGTCCCCGGCCGAACCGGTCGACGTCGCCCAGGCGCTGCGTGACTCTGGAGCAGACGTGCTGGTCAACTACCTGCCCGTCGGTTCCGAGAACGCCGCTCGGTCATATGCGGAGGCGGCACTCGAGGCCCGGGTGGCGTTCGTGAACTGCATCCCCGTCTTCATCGCCTCCAATCAAGAATGGTCTCGACGCTTTCACGACGCAGGCGTCCCGATCGTTGGTGACGACATCAAGTCGCAGGTCGGCGCCACCATCGTTCACCGCCAGTTGGCGCGCCTCTTCGAGGACCGCGGCATCAATCTGGACCGGACCTCCCAGCTCAACGTCGGCGGCAACATGGACTTCATGAACATGCTGGAACGGGAACGACTCGAATCGAAGAAGATCTCCAAGACGCAGGCAGTCACCTCACAGCTCAGCCACGAATTGGGCGACCACAACGTTCACATCGGTCCCTCCGACTACGTCCCATGGCTGACCGATCGAAAGTGGGCGTATATCCGACTCGAAGGCAGCGCCTTCGGAGATGTGCCTCTGAATATCGAACTCAAGATGGAAGTGTGGGACTCACCCAACTCGGCAGGGGTCGTCATCGACGCGATCCGGACTGTCAAGCTCGCAAAGGATCGGGGTATCGGTGGACCGCTGCTCGGCCCGTCGGCCTATTTCATGAAGAGCCCCCCGGTGCAGTACCACGACGAGGACGCCCGCCGATTCGTGGAGGAATTCATCTCGACGGGTGATCCGGAACGCGAGAAGATGCGGACCTTCCTCGAGTAG
- a CDS encoding helix-turn-helix transcriptional regulator, whose product MLDLAILGFLKEEPRHGYDLRRRLADLGLRSVSFGSLYPALRRLDRHRLIEAVDSQERKRVYQITAAGEARFRELIEGRTTENEDDRSFNLRVAFFRYVDPETRLRLLERRRMILADRASDARASLHETMNRTRARIDRYTISLIERGAHRAEADIAWIDELIETEQAVMHRRNPTKARTHE is encoded by the coding sequence TTGCTCGACCTCGCAATCCTCGGCTTTCTCAAAGAAGAACCCCGCCACGGGTACGACCTCAGGCGCCGTCTCGCGGACCTCGGGTTGCGTTCGGTGTCGTTCGGCTCGCTCTATCCGGCGCTCCGGCGCCTCGATCGTCACCGCCTCATCGAGGCGGTCGACTCACAGGAGCGCAAGAGGGTCTATCAGATCACCGCGGCGGGAGAAGCTCGGTTCCGCGAACTCATCGAGGGACGTACAACCGAGAACGAAGACGATCGCAGCTTCAATCTCAGAGTTGCCTTCTTTCGATACGTCGACCCCGAGACCCGGCTCAGACTCCTCGAACGGAGACGCATGATCCTCGCCGATCGGGCCAGCGATGCTCGCGCATCGTTGCACGAGACGATGAACCGCACACGAGCACGGATCGACCGATACACGATCTCCTTGATCGAACGAGGAGCGCATCGAGCCGAAGCGGATATCGCCTGGATCGACGAGCTCATCGAAACGGAGCAGGCGGTCATGCACCGTCGGAATCCCACCAAGGCTCGGACGCACGAATGA